One window of the Pyrinomonadaceae bacterium genome contains the following:
- a CDS encoding nucleotidyltransferase family protein produces the protein MEDRSTKIKDQSPKSKDRIAAIILAAGRSRRMGKFKPLLPFGHQTVIESCVSNLRAASVAEIVVVLGHSAEAVRYQLSAASVAFVTNPNPDSEMSASIVLGVDALSDMARAVLITPADHPAIHPDTIRLLMEKWRGGAQLIQPEFQGKGGHPVLIDLSYRDELKRLDSGAGLRGFFNKHRADVLRLPVDSPFVARDMDTWEDYSALHTDFFGRKPEEITDLNEPTNGKPKRLI, from the coding sequence ATGGAAGACCGGTCAACCAAAATCAAAGACCAAAGTCCAAAGTCCAAAGACCGAATTGCAGCCATCATTCTGGCCGCCGGCCGCTCGCGCCGGATGGGCAAATTCAAACCGCTTCTTCCTTTTGGCCACCAGACTGTAATTGAGTCCTGCGTCAGCAACCTGCGCGCAGCAAGCGTCGCTGAGATCGTTGTCGTGCTTGGACATTCCGCTGAAGCGGTGCGTTATCAACTTAGCGCGGCTTCAGTGGCGTTCGTCACCAATCCGAATCCCGACAGTGAAATGAGTGCTTCGATTGTGCTCGGCGTCGATGCCCTCTCCGACATGGCGCGAGCCGTGTTGATTACGCCGGCTGACCATCCTGCCATTCATCCCGACACGATCAGACTGTTGATGGAAAAATGGCGCGGCGGCGCCCAGCTCATCCAGCCTGAGTTCCAGGGGAAAGGCGGACATCCGGTGTTAATCGACCTCAGCTATCGCGACGAACTGAAGCGCCTTGATTCCGGCGCCGGCCTGCGCGGCTTCTTCAACAAACATCGAGCGGACGTGCTTCGGCTGCCCGTCGATTCGCCCTTTGTTGCGCGGGACATGGACACGTGGGAAGATTACTCCGCCTTGCACACGGACTTTTTTGGCCGAAAGCCTGAGGAAATCACGGACCTTAATGAGCCAACCAACGGCAAACCGAAACGCCTCATCTAA
- a CDS encoding TlpA disulfide reductase family protein yields MLTITRKATAIAVFIFALSFAPATVAQGGVEFSMRAIDGESVTSQSLRGEVAVLAFGASWLPLTRTQLEGVKKLADQYAGKGVAVYWVSVDSDNPKSKNYVPDDQLRDLARKYKVTILRDPDGVASRKMNVDQLPSVVILDKQGNVAASMGGMDPNANLTTQLAARLDKIL; encoded by the coding sequence ATGTTAACCATCACCCGAAAGGCCACCGCTATTGCGGTGTTTATTTTTGCGCTGAGTTTCGCGCCGGCAACCGTCGCGCAGGGCGGCGTCGAGTTTTCGATGCGGGCCATTGACGGCGAGTCCGTCACCTCCCAGAGCTTGCGCGGCGAAGTCGCGGTCCTGGCCTTCGGCGCCTCATGGTTGCCTTTGACTCGCACACAACTGGAAGGCGTGAAGAAGCTTGCGGATCAATACGCCGGAAAAGGCGTCGCCGTTTATTGGGTGAGTGTTGATTCGGACAATCCCAAATCAAAGAACTACGTTCCCGATGACCAACTGCGCGATCTCGCGCGCAAATACAAAGTCACAATCCTGCGCGATCCCGACGGCGTCGCCTCGCGAAAAATGAACGTCGATCAGCTGCCGTCGGTCGTCATTCTCGACAAACAAGGAAACGTGGCGGCCTCAATGGGCGGCATGGATCCTAATGCCAACTTGACAACACAACTCGCGGCGCGGTTGGATAAGATTC